The Nitrospirales bacterium genome includes a window with the following:
- a CDS encoding universal stress protein, with product MKILVAVDGSTQSTYAIQALAHFRPPEEFTLVHALTLPELDHPMITSKMRDRVKEDIEEGLRQEGNALLSQTAKEVPQDFVPALQIHQIGSPAQVILDTALTTESDLVMLGARGLGHVEELLLGSVSHRTVLHASRSTCVFKSPLSSLVNILLPIEGEEDARIAFNFLAMKPFRQMVNIQLMIVWPLPQAPWPITLKQNTLLEEHAITNVQKTLDALTTMLETLGYPASSHIGLGNPSFAILEQQKSNKADMIMMSSHGRKGLSRFFLGSVSHSVLHQAHCPVLIVR from the coding sequence ATGAAAATACTCGTGGCGGTCGATGGCTCAACTCAATCAACGTATGCCATTCAGGCTCTTGCACATTTCAGGCCGCCTGAAGAATTCACGTTGGTGCATGCCTTAACCTTGCCAGAGTTAGATCATCCGATGATTACTTCAAAAATGCGGGATCGGGTAAAGGAGGATATCGAAGAAGGTCTGCGTCAAGAAGGGAATGCCCTACTCTCTCAAACAGCGAAGGAAGTACCCCAGGATTTCGTCCCAGCGTTACAAATTCATCAAATTGGTTCCCCGGCTCAGGTCATCCTCGATACCGCTCTAACGACAGAATCCGACTTGGTCATGCTCGGGGCACGTGGCCTAGGACACGTGGAAGAATTACTGTTGGGAAGTGTTTCTCATCGTACCGTCCTTCACGCCTCACGCTCGACGTGTGTCTTCAAGTCTCCTCTCTCTTCTTTAGTCAACATTCTTCTTCCGATTGAAGGAGAAGAGGATGCCCGGATAGCCTTCAATTTTTTGGCGATGAAGCCGTTTCGTCAAATGGTCAACATCCAACTCATGATCGTCTGGCCACTGCCACAGGCTCCTTGGCCAATCACATTGAAGCAAAACACCCTGTTAGAAGAACATGCCATTACGAATGTCCAAAAAACACTCGACGCACTCACAACGATGCTTGAAACGCTCGGCTATCCTGCCTCAAGTCATATTGGACTCGGCAACCCTTCCTTTGCCATCCTGGAACAACAAAAATCCAACAAGGCCGATATGATTATGATGAGCTCACATGGGCGGAAAGGCCTGTCTCGTTTTTTCCTCGGCAGTGTTTCCCATAGCGTCCTTCATCAGGCTCATTGTCCAGTCTTGATCGTGCGATAA
- a CDS encoding sigma-54 dependent transcriptional regulator — protein MTQDENRILIVDDDPDMRNLLQDILIDQSYHVGSARDGQEALQKLECEPYTLILTDLRMKGMDGLSLLQEVTKTHPQCNLIMMTAFGTVETAVEAMRQGAFDYLTKPIKTEELLVTVDKAMREALLRREVEQLRKQVRREFSFDQILGKSKPMRDVFDLVRRVADSQTNILITGESGTGKELVAKAIHFNSQRKSESFVPVNCAAIPEQLLESELFGHVKGAFTDAKSDKRGLFEEAQGGTLFLDEISELPLMLQAKLLRAVQEREIRRVGATRSSPIDVRIIAATNVRLAEAVKGKSFREDLYYRLNVIEIRLPPLRERREDIPILVHGLLERSRAAQQKNIHDIMESALVRLLDYPWPGNVRELENVIERAATLAQQDRITLDDLPPVIREVRGEGQLIEDAVDRLLPLDELEQLYIRRILDKMGGNKYQAAQTLGIDRKTLYRKLGEMVAKEHV, from the coding sequence ATGACTCAGGATGAAAATAGAATTCTTATCGTTGATGATGATCCAGACATGCGTAATTTGCTGCAAGATATCTTGATCGATCAGTCCTATCATGTGGGTAGCGCCCGGGATGGTCAGGAGGCTTTGCAAAAACTTGAATGTGAGCCGTACACGTTGATTCTTACGGACTTGCGTATGAAGGGGATGGATGGATTATCGCTCCTTCAAGAGGTCACCAAAACCCACCCTCAATGCAATCTGATCATGATGACGGCCTTTGGGACGGTTGAAACGGCCGTTGAAGCGATGCGGCAAGGCGCGTTCGATTATCTCACGAAACCGATTAAGACCGAGGAGCTCCTCGTCACGGTTGATAAGGCCATGCGGGAGGCGCTTTTACGCCGTGAGGTCGAACAGCTGAGAAAGCAGGTGCGTCGTGAATTTTCATTCGATCAGATTTTAGGTAAAAGCAAGCCGATGCGGGACGTGTTTGATCTCGTTCGCAGAGTGGCTGATTCCCAAACGAATATTCTGATCACGGGAGAAAGTGGAACAGGAAAAGAACTGGTCGCGAAAGCCATTCATTTTAATAGCCAGCGAAAATCCGAATCGTTCGTTCCTGTCAATTGTGCGGCGATTCCTGAACAGCTGCTGGAAAGCGAACTCTTTGGCCATGTCAAAGGCGCGTTTACCGACGCGAAATCCGATAAACGCGGTCTGTTCGAGGAAGCCCAAGGCGGAACGCTTTTTTTGGATGAAATTAGTGAACTCCCGTTAATGCTGCAGGCCAAATTGCTTCGGGCCGTACAGGAGCGTGAGATACGGCGTGTCGGAGCCACTCGTTCGAGCCCGATTGATGTTCGGATCATCGCGGCAACGAACGTGAGGTTAGCGGAAGCCGTCAAGGGTAAAAGCTTTCGTGAAGACCTCTATTATCGTTTAAATGTGATTGAAATTCGTCTGCCGCCTCTTCGGGAGCGAAGAGAAGATATTCCGATTCTCGTACATGGATTGTTGGAAAGAAGCCGGGCGGCTCAACAGAAGAATATCCACGACATTATGGAATCGGCGCTTGTTCGGCTCCTCGACTACCCATGGCCAGGTAATGTTCGTGAGCTTGAAAATGTCATCGAGCGAGCGGCGACTCTGGCGCAGCAAGATCGCATTACATTAGACGACCTCCCTCCAGTCATTCGTGAAGTGCGTGGAGAAGGACAACTGATTGAAGATGCGGTTGATCGCTTGCTTCCTTTGGATGAGCTGGAACAGCTCTACATTCGTCGGATTCTCGACAAAATGGGTGGAAACAAGTATCAAGCAGCCCAGACTCTCGGAATCGATCGAAAAACTCTCTACCGAAAATTGGGTGAAATGGTCGCGAAGGAACACGTGTAA